In a genomic window of Coprococcus eutactus:
- the hflX gene encoding GTPase HflX → MAEKKSTMYDLEAEKIREKIIIFAVDTGGYTQKEVSLEVQASLDELAELIDTAGGEVVGRLVQNREKIANDLYLGRGKVEELRNMIYELGATGVCCDDELSPAQLMNLQDALDIKVMDRTMVILDIFAAHAGSYEGKLQVELAQLKFRATRLIGMRDSLSRLGGGIGTRGPGEKKLEIDRRVIRERISRLKAELRTVEAQRMQQRKQRQRSAVPVAGIVGYTNAGKSTLLNAMTGAGVLEEDKLFATLDPTTRNYRLPGGQNILLTDTVGFIRKLPHHLVEAFGSTLEEAKYCDVIIHVVDVSDVNWDKNIETVYHTLKQLKIDEKSGKPIITVFNKVDKIEKDDLVGVRDLRADRTIYVSAKNGQGLDELASAIEEILRNQKIYIRHTFAYSDAGLTGLIHKYGEIKTEEYLDDGIFIEAYVPSSILGRLGLGFEDEEEY, encoded by the coding sequence ATGGCAGAGAAGAAAAGTACAATGTATGATCTGGAAGCAGAAAAGATCAGAGAGAAGATAATAATATTTGCCGTCGATACAGGGGGGTATACTCAGAAGGAGGTATCCCTTGAGGTTCAGGCTTCACTGGATGAGCTTGCAGAACTCATAGACACGGCAGGCGGTGAGGTCGTGGGCAGGCTTGTGCAGAACAGAGAAAAGATTGCAAATGACCTGTATCTTGGAAGAGGAAAGGTTGAGGAACTCAGGAATATGATATATGAGCTTGGAGCCACGGGAGTATGCTGCGACGATGAACTGTCACCTGCCCAGCTCATGAATCTTCAGGATGCACTGGATATTAAGGTTATGGATAGAACCATGGTTATACTTGATATATTTGCAGCGCATGCAGGAAGCTATGAAGGAAAACTTCAGGTGGAACTTGCCCAGCTTAAGTTCAGGGCGACCAGACTTATAGGAATGAGAGACTCTCTTTCAAGACTCGGCGGAGGCATAGGCACAAGAGGCCCAGGTGAGAAAAAGCTTGAGATCGACAGACGAGTTATAAGGGAGAGGATATCAAGGCTCAAGGCGGAACTTAGGACCGTTGAGGCTCAGAGAATGCAACAGAGAAAGCAGCGCCAGAGAAGTGCGGTTCCGGTTGCCGGAATAGTGGGTTATACAAATGCCGGAAAGTCCACACTGCTCAATGCTATGACAGGGGCGGGAGTGCTTGAGGAGGACAAATTATTTGCGACCCTCGATCCAACGACCAGAAACTACAGGCTTCCTGGAGGTCAGAATATATTGCTCACGGACACTGTTGGATTCATAAGGAAACTGCCTCATCACCTTGTCGAGGCATTTGGCTCAACACTTGAGGAGGCAAAATACTGTGACGTTATAATACATGTAGTTGATGTCTCAGATGTGAACTGGGATAAGAACATAGAGACTGTGTACCACACTTTGAAACAGCTCAAGATAGATGAGAAATCAGGGAAGCCTATCATAACGGTATTCAACAAGGTTGACAAGATTGAAAAAGATGATCTGGTTGGTGTGCGGGATCTCAGGGCAGATAGAACTATCTACGTGTCGGCGAAAAACGGTCAGGGACTTGACGAGCTGGCATCTGCAATAGAGGAGATACTCAGAAATCAGAAGATATACATCAGACATACATTTGCCTACTCAGATGCAGGCCTCACAGGTCTCATACACAAGTATGGTGAGATAAAAACGGAAGAGTACCTGGATGATGGGATATTCATTGAGGCATATGTTCCGTCATCTATTCTCGGCAGACTTGGGTTGGGATTTGAAGATGAAGAAGAATATTAA